The proteins below are encoded in one region of Purpureocillium takamizusanense chromosome 11, complete sequence:
- a CDS encoding uncharacterized protein (COG:K~EggNog:ENOG503P720) gives MISAHDMEGLERLDRIWSALELQVSPFCQVLVVPGVTFRLLDSSGKRFIAAKFMPHVRESLIYVIDGTGNSDRVFLGAPRHFVAEGGTILSAPGAVGHNLFWIRKNQSQPITATLISAPIPPKHLKIPRPPNAYILYRKERHHLVKAANPGITNNEISQILGKAWNGETEEIRKKYKDMSLQVKQALLEKHPDYQYRPRRPSERRRRSRRGTQTSSVHHGAGNTNVVSSPGSAASADSPADSNGDV, from the exons ATGATCAGTGCTCACGACATGGAGGGACTGGAGAGGCTGGACAGAATCTGGAGTGCTCTCGAACTCCAGGTCAGCCCTTTCTGCCAGGTTCTGGTTGTCCCGGGAGTCACCTTCCGTCTTCTCGACAGCTCTGGCAAGAGGTTCATTGCTGCCAAATTCAT GCCACATGTTCGGGAGTCCCTCATCTATGTCATCGATGGCACTGGAAATAGTGACCGAGTTTTCCTTGGTGCTCCTCGCCACTTCGTGGCTGAAGGTGGCACGATCTTGTCCGCTCCTGGCGCTGTTGGACATAACCTCTTCTGGATCCGAAAGAATCAGTCGCAGCCGATTACCGCGACTTTGATTTCGGCGCCCATTCCGCCCAAGCATCTCAAGATCCCCCGCCCTCCCAATGCGTACATTCTCTACCGCAAGGAACGCCATCATTTGGTGAAGGCAGCCAACCCGGGCATCACCAACAACGAAATCT CCCAGATCCTTGGAAAAGCTTGGAATGGTGAGACCGAGGAGATCAGAAAGAAGTACAAGGACATGTCACTTCAGGTGAAGCAGGCACTCTTGGAGAAGCACCCGGACTACCAGtaccgccctcgccgtccttcTGAGAGACGTCGCCGCAGTCGTCGCGGCACTCAGACCTCGTCTGTCCATCATGGCGCTGGCAATACCAATGTCGTCAGCTCTCCTGGAAGTGCTGCTTCTGCGGATTCTCCCGCCGACTCAAATGGCGACGTTTGA